The following proteins are encoded in a genomic region of alpha proteobacterium U9-1i:
- a CDS encoding phenylacetate-coenzyme A ligase, whose amino-acid sequence MTRDIGLDAIETATRDELAAMQLGRLKHTLAHAYANVAHYRSAFDAKGVHPSDLKTLADLRHFPFTAKEDLRRNYPFGMFAVPREQVARIHASSGTTGKPTVVGYTQNDIAMWANVVARSIYAAGGRAGDILHVAYGYGLFTGGLGAHYGAERLGCTVIPMSGGQAEKQVQLIQDFRPSIIMVTPSYMLALADEFRRQGIGPHETSLKIGIHGAEPWTDEARRGIEAMFAIDAVDIYGLSEVIGPGVASECIETKDGPTIWEDHFYPEIVHPETGEPLPDGEEGELVFTSLSKEAMPTIRYRTRDLTRLLPGTARTMRRMDRIRGRSDDMMIIRGVNVFPTQIEELICRDPRLAPHYELHLSRPTHLDELVVKVEAAPGANDAGGDAAGDLARKIKDNIGVSARIDVVAPMSIERSQGKAKRVVDTRPR is encoded by the coding sequence ATGACACGCGACATCGGATTGGACGCGATCGAAACGGCGACGCGTGATGAACTCGCGGCGATGCAGCTTGGACGCCTTAAGCACACACTGGCGCATGCGTACGCCAATGTGGCGCATTATCGGTCCGCGTTTGACGCAAAAGGCGTGCACCCAAGCGACCTGAAAACGCTGGCTGACCTTCGGCACTTTCCGTTCACCGCGAAGGAGGATTTGCGGCGCAACTATCCGTTCGGAATGTTCGCGGTTCCGCGCGAGCAGGTGGCGCGCATTCATGCATCGAGCGGGACGACAGGAAAACCCACGGTCGTCGGCTACACGCAAAACGACATTGCGATGTGGGCCAACGTGGTGGCGCGTTCGATTTATGCGGCCGGTGGCAGGGCCGGCGATATCTTGCACGTCGCGTATGGATACGGCCTCTTCACCGGCGGGCTCGGCGCGCATTATGGCGCCGAACGCTTGGGCTGCACGGTTATTCCGATGTCCGGCGGCCAAGCCGAAAAGCAGGTGCAGCTGATCCAGGATTTCCGCCCGTCGATCATCATGGTGACGCCGTCTTACATGCTCGCGCTCGCGGACGAATTCAGGCGTCAGGGCATCGGTCCGCACGAAACAAGCCTCAAGATCGGCATACACGGCGCCGAACCGTGGACGGATGAAGCGCGGCGCGGGATCGAAGCAATGTTCGCGATTGACGCCGTCGATATCTATGGATTGTCGGAAGTGATTGGCCCCGGCGTTGCAAGCGAATGCATCGAGACGAAGGACGGGCCAACGATTTGGGAGGACCATTTCTATCCGGAGATCGTTCACCCAGAAACGGGCGAGCCGCTGCCGGACGGCGAAGAGGGCGAGTTGGTTTTCACATCGCTGAGCAAGGAAGCGATGCCGACCATCCGCTATCGCACGCGCGATCTTACGCGCCTGCTCCCAGGCACTGCGCGCACCATGCGCCGGATGGATCGCATCCGCGGCCGCTCCGACGATATGATGATCATTCGCGGCGTGAATGTTTTTCCGACCCAGATCGAGGAATTGATCTGCCGCGATCCGCGACTGGCGCCGCACTACGAATTACATCTCTCGCGACCAACGCACTTGGACGAATTGGTGGTGAAGGTGGAAGCGGCGCCCGGCGCCAACGATGCCGGTGGCGACGCCGCTGGAGACCTTGCGCGGAAAATCAAAGACAATATCGGCGTCAGCGCGCGGATCGATGTGGTGGCGCCGATGTCGATCGAACGCAGCCAAGGCAAAGCCAAACGCGTCGTCGATACGCGTCCGCGTTAG